ACCAAACCGCGGCGAAGGTCGGTGTAAATTGGATTGACCGCCATGAAGAGGTCGACCGGCGCGCCGCTCCATGCGTCGAACGAAATGTCGTGGAACATGCTTTGGTCCTGCACGGCGTGTGGCACCAGTTCCTGGTCGACATAGATCATGTCGACGCCCTGTTCGATGGCGGGAGGCAGGTCGATCGGCTCAAGCGCTGCCGATTGCCCGGAGCGAGCTGCTGGCGATTGCCACGGCTGCTGCTGATTTACAGGCGCGGGCTGCGCCATCCAGGGCTCGGCGACTGCTGCTGGCGGCTGCGGGGGCACTGGCCTGGGGGCGGGCCAGTTCGCCTGCGCCATGACAACGGCAGGAACGGCAAGCGCGCTGAGCGCGAGAAGGGATGGGCGCATTTTCACAGCGCCATAATTAGAGGAGAAAACTGAACCGTTACAGAATCTTCCGTTAAGGTCCGTCGCGATTCATTCACCTTCCAGCGGCAAACTATCTTTTTCGGCACTCGATGCGCCGAGCTTTTCAGCGATGCGATCGACTTCTTCATCGCTCGGCGCCTCGGGCAATTCCTCGCCGGGGGCGAGCGCCTCATCGGGGATACCGGGACCGGTGCCCGCAATGGTTTCGTTCAATGGCCGGTTGTTCGGCCCGGTGCTGATCTTTTCTCTGTCGTCAGCCATGATCCTGCCTCCTAGGTTCTAGAGCGAGCAGTTCACCCTTATTGTTGCGCTGCCTTTGTTGCGCGGAACGAGGGCGCCGCCCATATACTCCTTATGACTCGCTCCCTCCCTATTCTTCCGCTTCGCGACATCGTCGTTTTTCCGCATCGCATCGTGCCGCTGTTCGTCGGGCGCGAGAAATCCGTTGCGGCGCTGGAAGCGGCCATGGGTGCCGACAAGGAACTGTTTTTGGTCGCCCAGCTCGACCCGGGCGAGGACGATCCGGATCGCGACGCGCTTTACGATCTCGGCGTCATAGCCACGGCTATGCAGCTTTTAAAGCTGCCGGACGGTACGGTTCGCGTTCTAGTTGAAGGCGCCAAGCGCGCTCGCCTCGTCAACCTCGAACCCCGCGATGGTTACACCGTCGCCGAGGTGGAGGAAGTCGATGAGGAGGACGCTGACGGTCCCGAAGCGCAGGCACTTATGCGGTCGGTCGTCGAGCAGTTCGACAATTACGCGAAGCTCAACAAGCGGCTGCCGGCGGAGACCGGAATCCAGCTTAGCGAAATCGAGAATCCGTCGGCGCTGGCGGATGCGGTTGCGTCGAACCTCTCGATCAAGGTCGCCGACAAGCAGGCACTGCTTGGCGAGCTCAATCCGTCGCGCCGTCTCGAGATGGTGTTCGCTTTCATGGAGGGCGAGCTTGGCGTTTTGCAGGTCGAGAAGAAGATCCGCAGCCGCGTGAAGCGTCAGATGGAGAAGACGCAGCGCGAATATTATTTGAACGAGCAGCTGAAGGCGATCCAGCGCGAGCTCGGAAACGAAAGTGAAGAGGGCGGCGACGAACTGCAGGAGCTGGCGGAGAAGATCCGCAAGACCCGCCTCAGCAAGGAAGCACGCATCCGCGCCAACGCCGAGTTGAAGAAGCTTCGGGCTATGGCACCGATGTCGGCCGAAGCGACGGTCGCTCGCAACTACCTCGATGTCCTGCTCGGCCTGCCCTGGGGCAAGAAGTCGAAGCTCAAAAAGGACATAGCCGAGGCGCAGAATGTCCTCGACGAAGACCACTATGGCCTTGAAAAGGTGAAGGAGCGGATCGTCGAATATCTCGCGGTCCAGGCGCGCACCAACAAGCTCAAAGGTCCGATTCTCTGTCTCGTCGGCCCGCCGGGCGTCGGCAAGACTTCGCTGGGGCGGTCGATCGCACGTGCGACGGGTCGCGAGTTCGTTCGCCAGTCTCTGGGTGGCGTGCGCGACGAAGCAGAGATCCGCGGTCACCGCCGTACTTACATCGGGTCGCTGCCGGGCAAGATCATTTCGAACATCAAGAAGGCCGGGACGTCGAACCCGCTCTTCCTCCTCGATGAGATCGACAAGCTCGGCCAGGATTTCCGAGGCGATCCGTCCTCGGCGCTGCTCGAGGTTCTCGATCCTGAGCAGAACAACAAGTTCCAGGACCATTATCTGGAGCTCGACTACGATCTCAGCGACGTGATGTTCGTCACAACGGCGAACTCGCTCGATATGCCGCAGCCCTTGCTCGACCGCATGGAGATCATTCGCCTCGAAGGCTACACCGAGGACGAAAAGGTGGAGATTGCCAAGCGCCACCTGATCCCGAAGCAGAAGGATGCGCACGGTCTCAAACCGGAAGAGCTTATCTACTCGGACGAAGCTCTGCGCGGCATGATCCGCCACTACACCCGAGAGGCGGGAGTTCGGACCCTGGAGCGCGAGCTGGCGAAGGTCGCCCGGAAGTCGCTGCGCCAGATTCTCGAAGGCAAGGCCGAGAAGATCGAGCTGACGCCAGAAAACCTCGGCGAGTTCCTTGGCGTTCGGAAATATCGCTACGGGATGGGTGAAGAGGAGGATCAGATTGGCGCGGTCACGGGCCTCGCTTGGACCGAGGTGGGCGGCGAACTGCTGACGATTGAAGCGGTCACCGTTCCCGGCAAGGGGCAAATCAAGACTACCGGCAAGCTCGGCGAAGTCATGCAGGAGTCGATCCAGGCTGCGATGAGCTTCGTGAAGGCCCGCGCGCCGGCTTATGGCGTGAAGCCGTCGATCTTCGCCCGCAAGGACATTCACGTTCACTTGCCCGAGGGCGCGGTGCCCAAGGACGGCCCATCAGCAGGTGTCGGCATGGTCACGGCGATCATCTCGACGCTGAGCGGCGTCGCGGTGCGCCGCGATGTTGCGATGACCGGCGAGGTCACTTTGCGCGGTCGGGTGCTTCCGATCGGCGGTCTTAAGGAGAAGCTGCTCGCAGCGTTGCGCGGCGGCATTCGGACTGTCCTCATTCCGGCTGAGAACGAGAAGGATCTCGTGGAACTTCCGAAGACCCTGAAGGAAGGCTTGGAAATCGTGCCTGTGTCGCACGTCGACGAAGTCCTTGCCCGTGCGCTCGTCGAGCCATTGCAGGCGATCGAGTGGACTGAGGCCGACGAGCATGCGGCCGAACCGCCCGTGGCCCCATCCGGGACGGAGACCGGGGCGGCAATCCGTCACTAAGCTTTACACGCACGGCGACTCTTGCCTTAAAGGTGACAGCCCCGTGCGTGTGAGTCTGCGGGTGCCGAGGGGAGAAAACCGGGCCCATGAATAAGCAGGAATTGATCGGGCAGGTGGCCGATCGGGCCGGCCTTAGCCGCAATGACGCGATGCGCGCGGTCGAAACCATGCTGGAAGTCATCACATCGACGCTGAAGCGCGGTGATGAGGTGAGGCTCGTCGGCTTCGGCAACTTCTCCGTAACCCGGCGCAAGGCGTCCACCGGCCGCAATCCGCGCACTGGCGAGCCGATGGACATCAAAGCCAGCTCGCAGCCAAAGTTTCGCCCGGGCAAGGTGCTGAAAGACGCCGTTCAATAAGCTAGACAGCCGCGCTTGCGGCATTATATCCGCGCACTCCTCGCGACAGCAGCGGGCGCGTAGCTCAGTGGTAGAGCACACCCTTCACACGGGTGGGGTCGTAGGTTCAATCCCTACCGCGCCCACCATGTTTTCAGTGGGTTAGGCCTGAAAGATGAATAACTGTAGCATGCGTTGGCGCAAAAGGGGTCTTTGGAAGGGTCTTTTGGCGACTGAGGGAGCCGAACCAAAAGCACAAAAAGAGAGCCCCTCTGGCGGAAACCCGCGAAACCTAATGAAGGTTGGTAATATTTAGTAGGTTCCAATGTTATCAAATCGGTTGTTGCCCCTCAGCTGGGTTAGCCGAATGGAACGAGTGTGCGTTTATTCAAGCGTAAGAACCTTAAACTTGTCTCCCCACCACCAGAACCAGAACCAATCGCTCACAGCATCGACGATGCTTATCTGATAGAGGCTCCGTGGTGGGCCACTGGGGAACCGCCGCCTAAGCGAAGCCAATCCGACAAGTAGAAGAAGGCCTAAGAAGGTCGCTAGGCCGAAAACTCATTTTAGCCGAGAGGCTGGGCGGCAATCTGGGTGCTTATGTCGCACTCTCCAACGTAAGCAAGTTTGCTACTGCCAGTCGGACTGAACTCAAACCTGTATCCGTCCTGATCGTCTGTGAACCCTAAGGAAAACATCCCGTCCACGACAAAGTCTTGACGCAGGTGCTGCGGGTCAGGCCCTATTTTAAATTCATAATGAGCGTCGCCGCTCAACGAGCCCTTTGGCGTCAGCGGGGGATCAAACGCGACGTAATCAGTAGTTTTTGGATCGTCTGATGCATTGCCAGATGGATGCACTGCCACCGTCATTGCGACGAGAGGAAGCTTACTATGCCGATCCCCGGCATTGAGTGAGCGTTTGATCGGCTGAACATTCACGTTGGCCTTGTTCGGGTTCACCCACTCTAGGCCGAAGAAGATCCCATCGACGTATCCGTTCGCATAGCTTGGAGCGCCGCACACGCGGTATTTAAGCGGGTAGTTAGCTCCCGTGTACTCCCGCACCCCTTTGTAGATACATAAAGCGACAAAGGCGCCGACCAGCAGACAAGCGGGGATTTTGACCTTTGCCGGAACTGTGTGCCAGCCATAATTAAGCACGAGAACGGCCGCGCAGCCGGCAGTGCCCCAAACGCTGGCCATTATCGGTAGCGCGGCGACGATAGGCCCGGCAAACGCGCCAGCAAGAACCCACAGGATCGGGTTGATCGCTGACCAGATATTGAGGCGCACTGCTTCTGCCTCGGATTTACGCATACTTCGGCCCCCCCTGCGGAACTTATCCACAGCGTGCCTCAAAAAGTTGCGTGTGTAAAAAACACTGTCCCCCGGATTGGGGTCGGTTAACAATCGGAGCGAGCGCCGCTCCGACGCGGCTGTCCTTATATTCAGCGCTCCCTGTTGGGTGTCGCTAGCTCATCAAACGCCCGTCGCAGGAAAGGGCCCGTAATAAGCCACGGCCATACCGTCGCGCACATCTTTGCCTCTAGGCCAACAAACAATCCCAGTGCCGACTAGGTTTGTGCCTTGCACAGGGCACGTCATGCTCTTCATCTGCAAATCGTCGACGGTCCCCGGATCGTCGCCCCAGAGCCGCTTGATCTCCGCTGCCAGGCGGTTTGATGCCTGCGCATAGGTGACCTCGGTGATCTTCATCTTAGCCGCCGTTCACCACACGCAAGGGCCATTCCTCCACCGGCAAAATTTGGCGCTGCTTCATTGCCTCAACTTGCCGCTCTAACTCAGTGATCCGCTGTGCCTGGGCCTTGAGCCTTTGCTTCACAGCATCTGCGGTAGCAGCGGCCATTCCTCGGCTGGCCTGAGAGACCATCTCCCGAGCCTCGGCCCTCGCGATACTCTTCACCCAAACTTCCACCTGGCTTTCGGTCGGTGCGTTCATCACCAAGTCGCCGTCGTCGTGTAGGCGAGGGCCGGAATGCGCATCGCGTATCCCACCCGCAGAATGCAGCGCAGCACCTTGAAGTCTCCCTGAAATGCGGAGCGCACCGGCGCAGCAACGATGTTGGGTGAGCCTGCAGTCCCGATTTGCTGCGGGCTGGTATCCTCAAAGTGCGCAGTCGCATCGGGCGCGAACGTGATTTCGGGCGCAGCACCAAAGCCGCTGGCGAAGGCGTTGGCATCAAGCACGGCAACCGTACCGCTGGCCAAGCTCGGCACCACAATGACGGGCGTCTTGAACCCTGAGCCGGCAAGCAGCTGCAGGGTCATCGCTTGTGCAGGAGCCGCCACGATCACGATTTTGCCGCCGCCGCCAGCCGCTGCGACTGCCGCCGTAAGAGCCTTCAGATCGGTGGC
This portion of the Sphingomonas limnosediminicola genome encodes:
- the lon gene encoding endopeptidase La, producing the protein MTRSLPILPLRDIVVFPHRIVPLFVGREKSVAALEAAMGADKELFLVAQLDPGEDDPDRDALYDLGVIATAMQLLKLPDGTVRVLVEGAKRARLVNLEPRDGYTVAEVEEVDEEDADGPEAQALMRSVVEQFDNYAKLNKRLPAETGIQLSEIENPSALADAVASNLSIKVADKQALLGELNPSRRLEMVFAFMEGELGVLQVEKKIRSRVKRQMEKTQREYYLNEQLKAIQRELGNESEEGGDELQELAEKIRKTRLSKEARIRANAELKKLRAMAPMSAEATVARNYLDVLLGLPWGKKSKLKKDIAEAQNVLDEDHYGLEKVKERIVEYLAVQARTNKLKGPILCLVGPPGVGKTSLGRSIARATGREFVRQSLGGVRDEAEIRGHRRTYIGSLPGKIISNIKKAGTSNPLFLLDEIDKLGQDFRGDPSSALLEVLDPEQNNKFQDHYLELDYDLSDVMFVTTANSLDMPQPLLDRMEIIRLEGYTEDEKVEIAKRHLIPKQKDAHGLKPEELIYSDEALRGMIRHYTREAGVRTLERELAKVARKSLRQILEGKAEKIELTPENLGEFLGVRKYRYGMGEEEDQIGAVTGLAWTEVGGELLTIEAVTVPGKGQIKTTGKLGEVMQESIQAAMSFVKARAPAYGVKPSIFARKDIHVHLPEGAVPKDGPSAGVGMVTAIISTLSGVAVRRDVAMTGEVTLRGRVLPIGGLKEKLLAALRGGIRTVLIPAENEKDLVELPKTLKEGLEIVPVSHVDEVLARALVEPLQAIEWTEADEHAAEPPVAPSGTETGAAIRH
- a CDS encoding HU family DNA-binding protein, yielding MNKQELIGQVADRAGLSRNDAMRAVETMLEVITSTLKRGDEVRLVGFGNFSVTRRKASTGRNPRTGEPMDIKASSQPKFRPGKVLKDAVQ